From the genome of Chitinispirillales bacterium:
GAAATTCAAAATTCAAGTAACGAAACGGCAAAGATTCTTAAAGATATTGACGAAATCGCTTTCCAGACGAATCTTTTGGCTCTTAACGCCGCCGTAGAAGCGGCAAGAGCGGGTGAAGCAGGTAAAGGGTTTGCGGTAGTTGCGGAAGAAGTGAGAAATCTCGCTCAAAGAAGCGCCGAAAGCGCAAAGAAGACGGCGCAGCTTATCGAAAGTTCTCAGGCAAGCAGTTCCAGAGGTGTGGGGTTGGCGGAAGAAACGTCGGAAGCCATTGAGAAGATTACCGAAGTGTCGAACAAAATAGCGATGATAGTGGATGAAATTACGACTGCCGCCGAAGAGCAGGCGCGTGGAGTCGCTCAAGTTAATTCTGCGATTGGAAATATGGATCAGATAACGCAGGCGAACGCCGCCGGTTCGGAAGAATTGGCTGCAAGTTCGGAAGAATTGAGCTCTCAGTCCGTTACAATGAACGATTTGGTCGGTGAATTGGTCGGTGTTGTCGAAGGTATGGATGAAAAAAATACCTGGGAAAAAGGTACTCACAAAAGATATTCTAACGCCAGAACTACGATACATATGAAAGCGGTAAAAAGAGCGTCAAGAGGTTTGTCGCAAGCCGCAAAACCGGTAGCGGTAATCGCTCATAAATCTGCGGCGGCTAAAAATGAGCCGGAAACGCTTATTCCGTTTGACGACGATAAAGATTTCGGAAATTACTAGAATCTTTAATAACCGAAACCGCCGTTTCAAAAAACCGAAACGGCGGTTTTTTATTGTGTAAATTTTGCCAAACCGCTAATTAAAATATCGCCGTCAAAATTTTGTAATTCAATTTCATTTAATTTTATTGGAAAATCAATTGACAACGGCGAATTATTCAAAATCAACCCTTCTCGACCGCCGCCAAGAATTTTCGGCGCATAAAACAAATAAAAACGATTAACGGATTTACAATCCATTGCCGTTTCGACAAGCCTGCTTCCTCCTTCAATGAGTAAAGAATCAATTAATTCCTTTCCTGCGGTTTCCAAAAACGATAAAAACGAATTTTTATAATCGCTCTCCCCTGTCGCCCAAATTTCGACTCCGTCTTTATTCTTTTCAATATATTTTTCTTTTGAATTAAGTACAATTATTGAACGGTGGTTTTTTGCATTTTCCCTAAAAAACGAGTTTTCCCCGACATCTGCGTTCGATGAAAAAACGATTCGCACGGGATTTTTGGAATTTTCTATATTTCGTACGTTTAATTTCGGATTATCGGCAATAAGCGTATTCTTTCCGACAGCGACAGCCGAAGAAATCGAGCGAAGAAAATGCGCATATTTCAACGATTTCTCATTTGTAATCCATTGCGACTTCCCATGAACGTCGGAAATTTTATTGTCAAGCGTCATTGCGAGTTTTACGGAAACAAACGGCTTTCGGTTTTGTATAAACCAGAAAAAATCTTCATTAATACGTTTAGCTTCAGTTTCGCAAAGTCCGATATTAACATCGATTCCCGACTCGCGAAGTTTTTGTACGCCCTTACCGGCAACAAGCGGATTTGGGTCCAAACATGAAATGAAAACCTGTTTAAATTTTGATTTTATTATAGCGTCAACACACGGCGGAGTTCTTCCGAAATGACAACACGGTTCAAGCGATACAAACAAATCCGAACCGCCGCATAATTCTCCCGCCTGATTTATAGCGTTTATTTCGGCATGATTGCCGCCGACAGGCGAAGTAGCTCCTTTACCGACCACTTGCCCGTTTTTTATAACAACGGCTCCTACGGCGGGGTTAGGCGAGACGTTTCCTTTCACCGATTTTGCACAGTCAAGCGCTATTTGCATAAATTCTTCATTCATATAGCCCAAAATAATATTTGGTAAAAAAATATTTGCAATCGCTTAACAAAAAAAATTATTTTAACGAAAAAAAATCGGTGTAATGTAAAAAAATATTTGGGAAATTAAAATGAAAATAATTGTTTTTATTATGTTCCTTTCCATATTTTCTTTTTGCGATGAACTTCGCGATTTAACAAACAAAGGAATTTCGGCATTTAAAAAAAATGACTACGAAAAAGCGTTGCAATACTTTGACGACGCCGCAAAAAAATATCCTATGAGTAAAGAAGCGAAATTCAACAAAGGGCTCAGTTTGGGATACAGTGGAAACGCCGAAGAAGCGGAAGTTATTCTTTCGGGAGTCAAATTCGATAAAGACGGAAAAAACGCCGAAGTCCTTTATACAAGAGCAAGAATTGCCGAAGCCGTCGGTGACGCCGCTATGAACAATCAACAGCAGCCCAACGTTGCAGAAGCCAAAAAAGCATATCAAAACGCCCGTCGGCTTTATGCGCAATCTCTTGATTTAAAAAAAGATAAAAAAACTATAAATAATATTGAAATTTTATCTCAAAAGATAAAACTGCTTCCAGAACAAGAACAACAAAATCAAGATAATCAGAACGACAAAAATAAAGACGATAAGCAAAATAAAGAACAAGACAAAACCGATAATAACAAAAACGACGATAACGACGATAAACAAGAGCAAGAGCAAAATCAACAAGAGAACGAACAAAACAACGAACAAAACAACGAACAAAACAACGAAACAAACGAACAGGAACAGGAACAAGACGAACAAATTCAAGACGCCGTCCGTTTGATTGAACATTATTCGGACGATGCGAAAGAACTTAACAAACCGCAAGAGCGAAAAACGGTTTCTCCCGTAAACGGAAAAGATTGGTAATAAAATTATGAACATACAGAAAATTACAATTACTATAATTTCTTTGTTAATAAATTTTGTTCTTGCCGTTGAAGTAAAAAGTTTCAAAATGACGACAAACAATACAAACATCCAAAACGGAGATATTGTTTCGATTATGGCGGAACTTTTAACCGACGCGGCGGTTTCAACGGATATTCCGCAGTTTCCACAAAGTTCGGATTATTCGGTTTTATCGGTAAATAAATCGCAATCGTCGTCCACTTCCATTTCAATGATAAACGGGAAAACTACAAGCGACAAAACCGTAACGACACGTTTTTTATACCAAATTCAATTCAATACGCAAAAATCGTCAATAAATCTTGCGCCGTTATTGGTAATAATTGAAAACAGACAAGTTGCAAGTAACGGGATAACGTTTCAAATAGGTGAGAAAAAAGAAGAAGACAGTCCGGTAAGTGTAAAATTTCTACGTGAAAGAAGTACCATTTACAAAGGAGAACAAGCGCGGTTAACGGTTCGAGTCATGGTTCGTTCCAACACAAATGCACAACTTACAAATGACGGATATGTAGGATTTTTAAAAATATTACAAGATAAATTATCCCAAAATTTTACGCTTACACCGCTGTCAAACTCACCTGAAAACAAACACGAAGTTATAAACGGAGTTTCGCATCAAGTGTATGACCTTGTATTTAACTTAGTGCCTTTGGATACGGGAAAAATTACGATTCCGTCGATTTCTATCGTATATATTATCCAAGAACGCGGCGGCGGACGCGATCCGTTCGACGGATTTTTCGGTTTTTCCTCCATACGTCAAAAACAAGCGGCTGCGATTTCGCCTGCGCTTACTTACAACATTAGCGATCTTCCAAAACCGATGCCGAAAAATTTTACAGGAATAATCGGCGCAGTTAAATTAAGCGGTTCGTTAAGCAGAGATTCCGTTCCGGCAGGAGAATCGATAACGCTAAACATTACGATGAGCGGGAAAATGTCTTCCGCATTAATGGGCGATATCGAATTAGATAAAAATCCCGATTTGGACATATTTCCGCCGGAAAGAAAAATTTCGCAAGATACGACCTCAACCGGAGTTAATACAAAAAAGCAATATTCATGGATGATTATTCCTAAAAAAGAAGGAACGTTTAAAATTCCCGGCAAAGAAATTATCTGGTTTGATCCAAATTCCGCGGCATACAAAACCGCTTCTACCGGAAATTTTACAATTAAAGCGAGTGCGGGAAATTACTCGCAGCAAACTCAAACAAAAAGATACTTAACGCAAAGCGAGATTACTACTTTCGGTAATGATATTCGTTATATAAAAACAAACCTTTCGGAAAACAACGCAAACCAAAATGAAATCGACAAAAAACTACTTTTAGGATTATTCTCGTCCGCGTGGATATTGTCGTTGTTTTTAATTTTAATTAAATTGAAAACGATACTTTTCCCAAAAAATATCAACGAAGAAAAGAAAAGCAGGGCTTTTTCAACGGCTGTCCGCGAATTAAATCGTATTTTGAACGGCAAAGAGAACATTTCCCCTATGGCGGCGATAATTAAATATTTAAGCGCCAAAACAAGTAAAGAAACAGGTTCGATGAAATACGACGAAATTGAAAAATTACTTGAAAGCCGAAGCGTCAGTGCGAATGTCCGTGAAAAATTAACCAAATATTTCAGAGATGTCGAAATTTCCCGATACGCCTCCGGAAATTCTCAAAATAATCTTGCAAAAAACGGAATTGATTTGTTGAAAAGCATTGAAAAGGAGTTCAAATGAAAAAAGTCGTACTTTTTTTATTGATTATAATATTGTGTGTGTGTTCTCAAACTTTTAATAAAACCGATTTGTTTAACGAGGCGAATAAATTATATGAGG
Proteins encoded in this window:
- a CDS encoding methyl-accepting chemotaxis protein, which produces MQNSSNETAKILKDIDEIAFQTNLLALNAAVEAARAGEAGKGFAVVAEEVRNLAQRSAESAKKTAQLIESSQASSSRGVGLAEETSEAIEKITEVSNKIAMIVDEITTAAEEQARGVAQVNSAIGNMDQITQANAAGSEELAASSEELSSQSVTMNDLVGELVGVVEGMDEKNTWEKGTHKRYSNARTTIHMKAVKRASRGLSQAAKPVAVIAHKSAAAKNEPETLIPFDDDKDFGNY
- the ribD gene encoding bifunctional diaminohydroxyphosphoribosylaminopyrimidine deaminase/5-amino-6-(5-phosphoribosylamino)uracil reductase RibD; the encoded protein is MNEEFMQIALDCAKSVKGNVSPNPAVGAVVIKNGQVVGKGATSPVGGNHAEINAINQAGELCGGSDLFVSLEPCCHFGRTPPCVDAIIKSKFKQVFISCLDPNPLVAGKGVQKLRESGIDVNIGLCETEAKRINEDFFWFIQNRKPFVSVKLAMTLDNKISDVHGKSQWITNEKSLKYAHFLRSISSAVAVGKNTLIADNPKLNVRNIENSKNPVRIVFSSNADVGENSFFRENAKNHRSIIVLNSKEKYIEKNKDGVEIWATGESDYKNSFLSFLETAGKELIDSLLIEGGSRLVETAMDCKSVNRFYLFYAPKILGGGREGLILNNSPLSIDFPIKLNEIELQNFDGDILISGLAKFTQ
- a CDS encoding BatD family protein, encoding MNIQKITITIISLLINFVLAVEVKSFKMTTNNTNIQNGDIVSIMAELLTDAAVSTDIPQFPQSSDYSVLSVNKSQSSSTSISMINGKTTSDKTVTTRFLYQIQFNTQKSSINLAPLLVIIENRQVASNGITFQIGEKKEEDSPVSVKFLRERSTIYKGEQARLTVRVMVRSNTNAQLTNDGYVGFLKILQDKLSQNFTLTPLSNSPENKHEVINGVSHQVYDLVFNLVPLDTGKITIPSISIVYIIQERGGGRDPFDGFFGFSSIRQKQAAAISPALTYNISDLPKPMPKNFTGIIGAVKLSGSLSRDSVPAGESITLNITMSGKMSSALMGDIELDKNPDLDIFPPERKISQDTTSTGVNTKKQYSWMIIPKKEGTFKIPGKEIIWFDPNSAAYKTASTGNFTIKASAGNYSQQTQTKRYLTQSEITTFGNDIRYIKTNLSENNANQNEIDKKLLLGLFSSAWILSLFLILIKLKTILFPKNINEEKKSRAFSTAVRELNRILNGKENISPMAAIIKYLSAKTSKETGSMKYDEIEKLLESRSVSANVREKLTKYFRDVEISRYASGNSQNNLAKNGIDLLKSIEKEFK